Proteins from a single region of Methanoculleus taiwanensis:
- a CDS encoding SWIM zinc finger family protein, with protein MNELWPGADRECILDAEYRDRIVRAHRERGRKALRAVEEGRVKRYLDFFVVVGRSDEYVVEADFCTCSDFVFRGCECWHILAVRIAEETGLFEPFDIWYQDTWKP; from the coding sequence ATGAACGAACTGTGGCCGGGTGCCGACCGGGAGTGCATTCTCGATGCGGAGTACCGCGACCGTATCGTCCGGGCGCACAGAGAGCGGGGGCGCAAAGCCCTCCGGGCGGTGGAAGAGGGACGGGTGAAACGCTACCTCGACTTCTTCGTCGTCGTCGGGCGGAGCGACGAGTACGTCGTGGAAGCGGACTTCTGCACCTGCAGCGATTTCGTCTTTCGCGGCTGCGAGTGCTGGCACATTCTCGCCGTCCGGATAGCGGAGGAGACGGGGCTTTTTGAGCCGTTCGATATCTGGTATCAGGACACCTGGAAGCCGTAA
- a CDS encoding UPF0280 family protein, whose translation MIREHFQFRETIATILAKEPSHIEAAQEGMLAARQELERHIASDPFFAATFEPYLPSSDSRVVTRMARAGYAAGVGPMAAVAGTIAWAGVEAMQKAGAAFGVVDNGGDIALMADRPVRVGIYAGDSPLSSRFAFVVPPPDGILGICTSSATVGPSVSFGVADAVIVFSPDVSAADAWATGLCNRLGADDDRPFDALAGSAVTGVLAILGEQVLRWGALPGIVRADVSERLITAGQGVL comes from the coding sequence ATGATCCGTGAACATTTCCAGTTCCGGGAGACGATAGCGACCATCCTCGCAAAAGAGCCGTCTCACATCGAGGCCGCACAGGAGGGAATGCTCGCCGCACGGCAGGAGCTCGAGCGGCATATCGCCTCCGATCCTTTTTTTGCCGCCACTTTCGAGCCGTACCTGCCGTCCTCCGATTCCCGGGTCGTTACCCGGATGGCACGTGCCGGGTATGCCGCCGGCGTCGGCCCGATGGCCGCGGTCGCCGGGACGATAGCGTGGGCGGGTGTTGAAGCCATGCAGAAGGCGGGGGCGGCGTTCGGCGTCGTCGATAACGGCGGCGATATCGCGCTCATGGCCGACCGCCCGGTGCGGGTCGGGATCTACGCCGGGGATTCGCCGCTCTCGAGCCGTTTCGCCTTCGTCGTCCCGCCCCCGGACGGGATCCTCGGGATCTGCACCTCGTCCGCGACCGTCGGGCCGTCCGTCAGTTTCGGGGTCGCCGACGCCGTCATCGTCTTCTCACCCGACGTCTCGGCGGCGGACGCCTGGGCGACCGGGCTCTGCAACCGGCTGGGTGCCGACGACGACCGGCCCTTCGACGCGCTCGCCGGGTCGGCAGTAACCGGTGTGCTCGCGATCCTCGGCGAGCAGGTCCTGCGGTGGGGCGCCCTCCCCGGGATCGTCCGGGCGGACGTCAGCGAACGCCTGATCACCGCGGGGCAGGGGGTTCTGTAG
- a CDS encoding ArsR/SmtB family transcription factor — translation MATARCCPADCALRSDWEDELRKEREKLSEEPVTELSRLIKLLDHPLRLKIILMLLKRDHCVCEFWYVLEKPQNLISYNVKKLRDGGLIESYYRSNHKIYKINESAAPKIRLIASAVPGCSMK, via the coding sequence ATGGCGACCGCCCGCTGCTGTCCTGCCGATTGTGCCCTGCGGAGCGACTGGGAGGACGAACTCCGCAAGGAGAGAGAAAAGCTCTCGGAAGAGCCGGTGACGGAGTTATCCCGGCTGATAAAACTGCTCGACCACCCGCTCCGCCTGAAGATAATCCTGATGCTGCTGAAACGGGATCACTGCGTCTGCGAATTCTGGTACGTCCTTGAAAAGCCGCAGAACCTTATATCCTATAACGTAAAGAAACTCAGAGACGGCGGGCTCATCGAGTCCTACTACCGTTCGAACCACAAGATCTATAAAATAAACGAGAGCGCCGCTCCGAAGATCCGCCTGATCGCATCTGCAGTGCCGGGCTGCTCTATGAAATAG
- a CDS encoding HDIG domain-containing metalloprotein produces the protein MIEEYLKRAGCSKGVIAHSRAVRDLALTFAADPVVRADLVAAGALLHDIGRGRTHGLDHAEAGGECCRSFGLPAPVTAIVERHIGAGLTADEASLLGLLPRDALPRTIEEKIVAHADNLVKGTRVITIEERLLRSIDLPRKMRKRMYRLHLEMELFR, from the coding sequence GTGATTGAAGAGTACCTGAAGCGCGCAGGGTGCAGCAAAGGCGTCATCGCGCACTCGCGGGCGGTGCGCGACCTTGCGCTGACATTCGCCGCCGATCCGGTGGTGCGGGCAGACCTCGTGGCGGCGGGCGCACTCCTCCACGATATCGGACGGGGACGGACGCACGGGCTCGATCACGCGGAGGCCGGAGGGGAGTGCTGCCGTTCGTTCGGTCTTCCTGCGCCGGTCACCGCGATCGTCGAGCGGCATATCGGCGCCGGGCTGACGGCGGACGAGGCGTCCCTGCTCGGGCTTCTGCCCCGCGATGCGCTGCCGCGCACCATCGAAGAGAAGATCGTCGCCCACGCAGATAATCTGGTGAAGGGGACGCGGGTGATCACGATCGAAGAGCGTCTCCTCCGCTCGATCGATCTCCCGAGAAAGATGAGAAAACGGATGTACCGGCTGCATCTCGAGATGGAACTCTTCAGATAA
- a CDS encoding regulator of amino acid metabolism, contains ACT domain protein: MWAEILREFSDSPSQCRVVRFLLENGFGVNEDGRIVCNDVEIPATHIGKAIETDRRVVDATARRILAVPALRKVFTHMRASPDLSQVAGALDLSVITLIPKDAQQKGIVGAAVAVLVNRELAIRQIFVTDPYYAEEPKLVMILDEKVPPVVFEELRALPQVKQLII; this comes from the coding sequence ATGTGGGCTGAAATCCTGCGGGAGTTCTCCGACTCGCCGTCCCAGTGCAGAGTGGTGCGTTTTCTGCTGGAGAACGGTTTCGGCGTCAACGAAGACGGCAGAATCGTATGCAACGATGTTGAGATTCCGGCGACGCATATCGGAAAAGCGATCGAGACCGACCGGCGCGTCGTGGACGCCACCGCCCGCCGCATCCTCGCCGTCCCCGCTCTCCGGAAGGTCTTCACGCATATGCGGGCGTCTCCGGATCTCTCCCAGGTCGCCGGGGCGCTCGATCTTTCGGTGATCACGCTCATCCCGAAGGACGCACAGCAGAAAGGGATCGTCGGCGCGGCGGTCGCGGTGCTCGTGAACCGCGAGCTCGCGATCAGGCAGATCTTCGTGACCGACCCGTACTATGCGGAAGAGCCGAAGCTCGTCATGATCCTCGACGAAAAAGTGCCGCCCGTGGTCTTCGAGGAGCTCCGTGCGCTTCCCCAGGTAAAACAGCTGATTATCTGA
- a CDS encoding putative zinc-binding protein produces the protein MEYETATIAKVAGKCQACEEYALKNSTNPPKVAVMACEGACARGEVARRAANMVAHRLARDETVRICLGGAFTKDTGQRNLVRRAEKVIAIEGCFINCASRMMAGVVPGLEPEIVRADLIHGLDLPFGIDEVADEMFTVYAYTVAERVIRDHVRDAPAAGTCTPPPACCNADAPSPVEEP, from the coding sequence ATGGAGTACGAAACTGCGACGATAGCAAAAGTGGCCGGAAAATGCCAGGCCTGCGAAGAGTACGCCCTGAAGAATTCGACCAACCCGCCGAAGGTAGCGGTGATGGCCTGCGAGGGAGCGTGTGCCCGGGGCGAGGTAGCCCGCCGTGCGGCAAACATGGTCGCCCACCGGCTTGCCCGGGACGAAACGGTGCGCATATGTCTCGGCGGCGCGTTCACGAAAGATACCGGTCAGCGGAACCTGGTGCGGCGGGCGGAGAAGGTAATTGCGATCGAGGGCTGTTTCATCAACTGTGCATCACGGATGATGGCGGGGGTCGTCCCCGGCCTTGAGCCGGAGATCGTGCGGGCGGATCTGATCCACGGCCTCGACCTTCCGTTCGGGATCGACGAGGTTGCGGACGAGATGTTCACCGTGTACGCATATACGGTCGCGGAGCGGGTGATCCGTGACCACGTGCGCGATGCTCCGGCAGCCGGGACATGCACCCCTCCCCCGGCGTGCTGCAACGCGGATGCTCCCTCTCCGGTAGAGGAGCCGTAG
- the tfe gene encoding transcription factor E, which produces MASVADLLSEPAVTAYIHRMIGDDGIELIKRFPEEGEYSDEDLAEKTGINLNTVRHTLYTLYEKRLAEYRRLKNNETGWLTYLWHLRIDRVHDVIEEDIRNVIEHLDARLSFEERNDFYMCKDCGVIYTFTDAANWNFECPNCETMLDHFDNELLVSALNKRVQKIKESLGSD; this is translated from the coding sequence ATGGCTAGCGTTGCTGATCTGCTGAGCGAACCCGCCGTCACTGCATATATTCACCGCATGATCGGTGACGACGGGATAGAACTCATCAAGCGTTTTCCGGAAGAGGGAGAGTACAGCGACGAGGATCTCGCCGAGAAGACCGGCATCAACCTCAACACTGTCCGACACACACTGTATACGCTTTACGAAAAGCGCCTCGCCGAGTACCGCAGGCTGAAGAACAACGAGACGGGCTGGCTGACCTACCTCTGGCACCTCCGGATCGACCGCGTCCACGACGTCATCGAGGAGGATATCAGAAACGTCATCGAGCACCTGGACGCCCGGCTCAGCTTCGAGGAGCGCAACGACTTTTACATGTGCAAGGACTGCGGCGTCATCTATACTTTCACCGACGCCGCGAACTGGAACTTCGAATGCCCGAACTGCGAGACGATGCTCGACCACTTCGACAACGAGCTCCTCGTCAGCGCACTGAACAAGCGCGTCCAGAAGATCAAAGAGAGTCTCGGCAGTGATTGA
- a CDS encoding MarR family transcriptional regulator, with amino-acid sequence MREEDLDWLLYHRIAGQDGITVDDLAAGTGYDPSIVSSSVERLERYHLIGKSGELLRVLSIQDSLMSCKLKHAMEDLPFVIENGVIKARNDR; translated from the coding sequence GTGCGCGAAGAAGACCTGGACTGGTTACTCTATCACCGGATCGCCGGGCAGGACGGCATCACCGTCGACGACCTTGCCGCCGGCACCGGGTATGACCCCTCAATCGTTTCATCCTCGGTCGAGCGGCTCGAACGGTATCATCTCATCGGGAAGAGCGGGGAACTCCTGCGGGTGCTCTCCATTCAGGACTCCCTGATGTCGTGCAAGCTGAAGCATGCCATGGAAGACCTGCCGTTCGTCATCGAGAACGGGGTTATCAAAGCCAGGAACGATCGATAA
- a CDS encoding 4Fe-4S dicluster domain-containing protein — MKLLLTFSRKSEKDPGRQPVIARLVKETGVLINVEKANINSTAGEVLIDVPDADADLIRRRMEEMGITVRLLEDAIVRDETECIDCGVCIGVCPQKVFYFDEDWKIHLREGLCVLCGKCIRACPHQALSQQQ; from the coding sequence ATGAAACTCCTGCTGACGTTTTCGCGGAAGAGCGAGAAAGACCCCGGCCGGCAGCCGGTGATCGCGAGGCTCGTCAAGGAGACCGGCGTTCTGATCAACGTCGAGAAGGCGAACATCAACTCGACGGCAGGCGAGGTCTTGATCGACGTGCCGGACGCCGACGCAGACCTCATCCGGCGGCGCATGGAAGAGATGGGAATCACCGTCCGCCTGCTTGAGGACGCCATCGTCAGGGACGAGACGGAGTGCATCGACTGCGGCGTCTGTATCGGCGTCTGCCCCCAGAAGGTCTTCTACTTCGATGAGGACTGGAAGATACACCTCCGGGAAGGGCTCTGCGTCCTCTGCGGAAAGTGCATCCGGGCATGCCCCCACCAGGCGCTCTCCCAGCAGCAATGA
- a CDS encoding homocysteine biosynthesis protein, which yields MEKSLAIINSRIRDGSARVVTAEEMPAIVDELGEEGALNEVDVVTTGTFGAMCSSGAFFNFGHADPPIRMQRVWLNDVEAYGGIAAVDAYLGATQGSASLGDAYGGAHVLEDLVAGNTVELKATSHGTDCYPRRTITTELLLEELNQAIMVNPRNSYQRYNAAINSTDRTLSTYMGTLLPKCGNITYSGAGALSPLPNDPAFRLIGSGVPIFLGGAQGMVIGEGTQHSAGSGFGTLMVTGDMKQMRQEFLRGAVMTGYGVTLYIGVGVPIPVIDIETVRSTAVRDEDILTDVIDYGVPRRDRPSVKKVSYADLKSGSVEIGGETVQTSSLSSYRKAREVAAELKRWIEAGSMELALPTRRISPTRKANPMRETARAPRVREIMNKKVVSITEDEEIRTAAKKLLKGETNHLPVLDKNGVLVGIVTTYDISKAVVGDGKHRLVREIMTKRVFKATPEEPVDIAAQKLERNNISALPVVDTENRVVGILSAIDLGKLFGGRWQR from the coding sequence ATGGAAAAATCCCTCGCGATCATTAATTCCCGAATCCGCGATGGCAGCGCACGGGTCGTCACGGCCGAAGAGATGCCCGCCATCGTCGACGAACTCGGGGAGGAGGGAGCGCTTAACGAGGTCGATGTCGTCACGACAGGAACATTCGGGGCAATGTGCTCGTCGGGTGCGTTCTTCAACTTCGGACATGCCGATCCCCCGATACGGATGCAGCGGGTCTGGCTCAACGACGTGGAGGCCTACGGCGGGATCGCCGCGGTCGACGCGTACCTCGGCGCAACGCAGGGTTCGGCGAGCCTCGGCGATGCGTACGGCGGCGCCCACGTCCTCGAGGATCTGGTCGCCGGAAACACCGTCGAGCTCAAGGCGACGTCTCACGGAACCGACTGCTACCCGCGGCGTACGATCACGACGGAGCTCCTTCTCGAAGAGCTGAACCAGGCGATCATGGTCAACCCCAGGAACTCCTACCAGCGCTACAACGCCGCTATAAACTCAACCGACCGGACGCTCTCGACCTACATGGGAACGCTGCTCCCGAAGTGCGGCAATATCACCTACTCGGGCGCAGGAGCCCTCTCCCCACTCCCGAACGACCCGGCGTTCCGCCTCATCGGCAGCGGCGTGCCGATCTTCCTCGGCGGGGCGCAGGGGATGGTCATCGGCGAAGGCACGCAGCACTCTGCGGGAAGCGGGTTTGGAACCCTGATGGTGACGGGCGATATGAAACAGATGCGCCAGGAGTTCCTCCGCGGTGCGGTGATGACCGGCTACGGCGTGACCCTCTATATCGGCGTCGGCGTTCCAATTCCGGTCATCGACATCGAAACCGTCAGGAGCACGGCGGTCCGGGACGAGGATATCCTGACCGACGTCATCGACTACGGCGTGCCGCGGCGCGACCGCCCGTCCGTAAAGAAGGTCAGCTACGCGGATCTGAAGAGCGGCAGCGTCGAGATAGGAGGCGAGACGGTGCAGACCTCGTCCCTCTCGAGCTACCGGAAGGCCAGGGAGGTCGCGGCCGAACTAAAACGCTGGATCGAGGCGGGAAGCATGGAACTCGCACTCCCCACGCGGCGGATCAGCCCGACCAGAAAAGCCAACCCGATGCGGGAGACCGCACGGGCACCCCGCGTCCGGGAGATCATGAACAAGAAGGTCGTCAGCATCACCGAGGACGAGGAGATACGGACGGCCGCGAAGAAACTGCTCAAAGGCGAGACGAATCATCTGCCGGTTCTCGACAAAAACGGCGTGCTGGTCGGGATCGTGACGACCTACGACATCTCAAAAGCCGTCGTCGGCGACGGGAAGCACCGCCTGGTGCGGGAGATCATGACGAAGAGGGTCTTCAAGGCAACCCCCGAGGAGCCCGTCGATATCGCAGCACAGAAACTCGAGAGGAATAATATCAGCGCACTTCCGGTTGTGGATACGGAGAACCGGGTCGTCGGCATCCTCTCGGCGATCGATCTCGGGAAGCTCTTCGGCGGGAGGTGGCAGCGATGA
- a CDS encoding tRNA (cytidine(56)-2'-O)-methyltransferase, with product MPDVAILRVGHRPERDQRVTTHVGLAARALGARGMYLAANDSGVVKSIRDVADRWGGDFFAEDKVAWRRCIEDWKAGGGIVVHLTMYGLRMTDVIGEVRKAEKVLVVVGAEKVPGDIYGMADYNVSVTTQPHSEISSLALFLDHLFEGSELNREYPDAAIRIEPSGLGKKTVEK from the coding sequence ATGCCGGATGTTGCTATTCTCCGCGTCGGCCACCGCCCGGAACGCGACCAGCGCGTCACGACCCATGTCGGACTTGCGGCCCGTGCCCTCGGGGCACGCGGGATGTACCTTGCGGCGAACGATTCCGGCGTCGTCAAGAGCATTCGCGACGTCGCCGACCGCTGGGGCGGGGACTTTTTTGCGGAAGACAAAGTCGCGTGGCGGCGGTGCATCGAGGACTGGAAGGCGGGCGGCGGCATCGTCGTGCACCTCACCATGTACGGCCTCCGGATGACCGACGTGATCGGCGAGGTCCGGAAAGCCGAGAAAGTGCTCGTCGTCGTCGGGGCCGAGAAAGTCCCGGGCGACATCTACGGGATGGCCGACTACAACGTCTCGGTCACCACGCAACCGCACTCGGAGATCTCAAGCCTCGCCCTCTTCCTCGACCACCTCTTCGAGGGATCGGAGCTGAACCGCGAGTACCCCGATGCCGCCATCAGGATCGAACCGTCCGGGCTCGGGAAGAAGACGGTCGAGAAGTGA
- a CDS encoding ATP-grasp domain-containing protein: protein MAVKERVLVAGFATRHVAQSAYRAGYEVCAVDHFCDQDLRGYTKDCCTFDELAELYDRVIEMARRHSIDMLVVTSGAEAIGTTIPLCGTPPAKVERYLDKMEIQRFFEGLGVPVPPLAAEGAYPAMLKPRRGSGGWRNAVVRSDEERRNWEEIFPDTPYITQQLVDGMPASVSCIADGTRALAVATNEQLLRGTNASAHGFAGSITPAGHPFAARMASIAEAIVGASGCVGSVGVDFMLGSDAWAIEINPRFQATLDTVEMATGRSVFQLHVDACRGRLPERLPEQKCVAVRRILFAERDCVIRADLASLAPAVADIPWPGTEVEEGQAIVSVYGWGSSREEALRMLDTHITTVRRYMEHG from the coding sequence GTGGCCGTGAAGGAACGGGTGCTCGTTGCCGGGTTTGCCACGCGCCACGTGGCACAGTCCGCATACCGTGCCGGATACGAGGTCTGTGCGGTCGATCACTTCTGCGACCAGGATCTCCGGGGGTATACGAAGGACTGCTGCACATTCGACGAGCTCGCCGAGCTCTACGACCGGGTGATCGAGATGGCCCGCCGCCACTCGATAGATATGCTGGTAGTGACGAGCGGCGCCGAGGCGATCGGCACGACGATCCCCCTCTGCGGCACGCCGCCGGCGAAGGTCGAGCGCTACCTCGATAAGATGGAGATCCAGCGGTTTTTCGAGGGGCTGGGTGTCCCGGTGCCGCCGCTTGCCGCCGAGGGCGCGTATCCCGCCATGCTCAAACCCCGCCGCGGCTCGGGAGGCTGGCGGAACGCCGTCGTCCGCTCCGACGAAGAACGCCGAAACTGGGAGGAGATCTTCCCGGATACACCCTATATAACCCAGCAGCTCGTCGACGGCATGCCGGCGAGCGTCTCCTGCATCGCCGACGGGACGAGGGCTCTCGCGGTCGCGACGAACGAGCAGCTCCTCCGCGGCACAAACGCATCCGCGCACGGTTTTGCGGGTTCGATCACGCCGGCCGGCCACCCGTTCGCAGCCAGGATGGCGAGCATTGCCGAAGCGATCGTCGGTGCGAGCGGCTGCGTCGGATCGGTCGGCGTCGACTTCATGCTCGGGAGCGACGCGTGGGCGATCGAGATCAATCCCCGGTTCCAGGCGACGCTCGACACCGTCGAGATGGCGACCGGCAGAAGCGTCTTTCAGCTGCACGTCGACGCCTGCCGCGGACGGCTTCCCGAACGGCTGCCGGAGCAAAAATGCGTCGCTGTCCGGCGCATCCTCTTCGCCGAACGTGACTGCGTGATCCGCGCCGATCTTGCGAGCCTCGCCCCCGCCGTCGCCGATATCCCCTGGCCGGGGACGGAGGTGGAGGAAGGGCAGGCGATCGTGAGCGTCTACGGATGGGGGAGCAGCCGCGAGGAGGCTCTTCGGATGCTAGATACACATATTACAACCGTCCGCAGATATATGGAGCATGGCTAG
- a CDS encoding Nif3-like dinuclear metal center hexameric protein has translation MDIGRFIQEMERVAPPCLAEEFDTGRIGLIVEGRTEIGTVAAALDATPAVVDRAIALRADMLVVHHTPLWQPVSAVRGGTMHLLRRILGAELNLYVMHTNFDRAPGGVNDTLASILGLTNTAPLSLGVVGDCRLSLEEIRGLLPPGGLRIFGEIDTLHRLAVVGGSGFDPAIIGEAAVLGADAFLSAELKHSVGRAAPIPCIEATHYALEAPAMEALAARMSWHFIPDPPYVVLL, from the coding sequence ATGGATATTGGCAGGTTTATCCAGGAGATGGAACGGGTTGCTCCCCCGTGCCTCGCTGAAGAGTTCGATACCGGGCGTATCGGGCTTATCGTCGAGGGGAGGACGGAGATCGGGACGGTCGCTGCCGCTCTCGACGCCACACCGGCCGTCGTCGACAGAGCCATCGCTCTCAGGGCGGATATGCTGGTCGTGCACCACACGCCGCTCTGGCAGCCGGTCAGCGCTGTCCGGGGCGGAACGATGCACCTCCTCCGCCGGATCCTCGGTGCGGAGCTGAACCTCTACGTCATGCACACGAACTTCGACCGTGCCCCGGGCGGGGTCAACGACACCCTCGCCTCGATCCTCGGCCTTACGAATACCGCCCCCCTCTCGCTTGGCGTCGTGGGGGACTGCCGCCTCTCCCTTGAGGAGATCCGAGGGCTCCTCCCGCCGGGGGGGCTACGCATCTTCGGCGAGATCGATACCCTTCACCGGCTCGCCGTCGTCGGCGGGAGCGGGTTTGACCCGGCGATCATCGGTGAAGCGGCAGTCCTCGGAGCGGATGCATTCCTCTCCGCCGAGCTGAAACACAGCGTCGGGCGGGCAGCTCCCATTCCCTGCATCGAGGCGACGCACTACGCTCTCGAGGCACCGGCGATGGAAGCACTTGCGGCCCGCATGAGCTGGCATTTTATCCCCGATCCACCATACGTGGTACTGCTGTGA